A region from the Streptomyces sp. 3214.6 genome encodes:
- a CDS encoding ATP-binding protein, protein MLLVFRRAAGLTQEELAEAAGMAARSIRDLERGRRARPQRRTAQLLVSALGLGDADAAALLAAGRPGRPTTPPADDGTAPSGLLGRRDQLVILERAADEARAGRGGVVLVRAGAGMGKTALLDTWARVQQSREILVVSASGAELEQGFAFAVLRQLVEPLLARAGDEGRARLLSGPAQLASHALRVQGTGELSPEASPGLLHSLYWLMVHVADEGPVALVVDDVHWADLPSVRWLEYLARRLRGLPLLLVLAGRPDNGAGSGAEPMLERIAGQPYCRSVGLPGLDLDSVTHLVRASLGPGEPRFVAACASATESNPLLLHQLLRTLADNQVGATDEQAHLVEEFRGRILAGTVVKRLADEPEPVLRLARALVVLGDEAAWNVAAELAGLGESTARELGGRLRQIGVLAPGEPVRFGHALVRAAVAEAVLGPVELAAGHARAAELLRSDGAADDLVAAHLLLAEPGGENWWVDALREAARATRGRGAPEVTVAYLRRALREPVSVEERGPLLLELGKDEIQIDAGAARHHLTQASMALADPYALAEAASLLASALFLSHEHERAVDVLARAVDDLGQTDDGIGLAREVSWFLQAQMLLIGYDQLSTLPAARRHARQLWDHKLAGDTPGECMILAALSAPATTGEASAQVANDLLDRALRGGLVAADTSQMLVTLAGLAFVATDRLDDAVARFDRIGDMGGRWGSFLLVSSALTWQLLVQARRGRQLPLTADFGHPATTADQGLEPRVRLSLTTQVGESLIERCDLTSATAALTADADFDRVGWTWQGPALLVRSRLHAARGNQAAALAILHEYGAEENRAQVMSLAGAPWRSRAALLHLTLGQRTDALQLATEELELAHRWGTERSIGVASRCLGVIHGGRKGQALLREAVALLKRSPARLELARAHYALGTALLRGGETDKARQALTQALHLADSCGSVLLAGQVRGALATAGVRPKPAPPAAPSLSPTEHRLVELLRAGHSDRQIAQALLLTPHDVTGLIEQAGRKLGVTSRAELASPDRAHQQTGGE, encoded by the coding sequence ATGTTGTTGGTCTTTCGCCGGGCCGCGGGGCTGACACAGGAGGAGCTGGCCGAGGCCGCCGGGATGGCGGCCCGGTCCATCCGGGATCTGGAGCGCGGCCGGCGGGCGCGTCCGCAGCGCCGCACGGCGCAGTTGCTGGTGTCGGCGCTGGGGCTGGGCGACGCCGACGCCGCCGCGTTGCTCGCGGCGGGCCGCCCCGGCCGGCCGACGACTCCTCCTGCCGACGACGGCACGGCGCCGTCCGGCCTGTTAGGTCGTCGGGACCAGCTGGTGATCCTGGAGCGTGCGGCCGACGAGGCACGCGCGGGCCGGGGCGGCGTGGTGCTGGTACGGGCGGGCGCGGGGATGGGGAAGACCGCGCTGCTGGACACGTGGGCTCGCGTCCAGCAGTCGCGGGAGATCCTGGTGGTGTCCGCGAGCGGGGCGGAGCTGGAGCAGGGCTTCGCCTTCGCGGTGCTGCGGCAGCTGGTCGAGCCTCTGCTGGCCCGAGCCGGTGACGAGGGGCGGGCACGGCTGTTGTCGGGTCCGGCGCAGTTGGCGTCGCACGCGCTGCGTGTGCAGGGGACCGGTGAGCTGTCGCCCGAGGCGTCGCCGGGCCTTCTGCACAGCCTGTACTGGCTGATGGTGCATGTCGCCGACGAGGGGCCGGTCGCCCTGGTGGTCGATGACGTGCACTGGGCGGATCTCCCGTCGGTGCGGTGGCTTGAGTACCTGGCGCGGCGTCTGCGGGGTCTGCCCCTGCTGCTGGTGCTGGCGGGGCGGCCGGACAACGGGGCCGGGTCCGGGGCCGAGCCGATGCTGGAGCGGATCGCCGGACAGCCCTACTGCCGGTCGGTCGGCCTGCCCGGGTTGGACCTCGACAGTGTGACCCACCTGGTGCGGGCGAGCCTGGGGCCCGGCGAACCACGGTTCGTCGCCGCGTGTGCCTCGGCCACCGAAAGCAACCCGCTGCTGCTGCACCAGTTGCTGCGGACCCTGGCCGACAACCAGGTCGGGGCCACCGACGAGCAGGCCCATCTGGTGGAGGAGTTCCGGGGCCGGATCCTGGCCGGAACCGTGGTCAAGCGGCTGGCCGACGAGCCGGAGCCGGTCCTCCGCCTGGCGCGGGCCCTGGTAGTTCTGGGGGACGAGGCCGCCTGGAACGTCGCGGCCGAGCTGGCGGGGCTGGGCGAGTCGACGGCACGGGAGCTCGGCGGCAGGCTGCGGCAGATCGGTGTGCTGGCGCCGGGTGAGCCGGTGCGGTTCGGGCACGCCCTGGTCCGCGCCGCTGTCGCCGAGGCCGTCCTGGGGCCGGTGGAACTGGCCGCCGGTCACGCGCGGGCAGCCGAACTGCTGCGGAGCGACGGCGCGGCCGACGATCTGGTGGCGGCCCATCTGCTGCTGGCCGAGCCGGGCGGTGAGAACTGGTGGGTGGACGCCCTGCGGGAGGCGGCGCGGGCGACTCGTGGCCGAGGGGCTCCGGAGGTCACCGTCGCCTATCTGCGCCGGGCGCTGCGCGAGCCGGTGTCCGTCGAAGAGCGTGGTCCCTTGCTGCTGGAGTTGGGCAAGGACGAGATACAGATCGATGCCGGCGCGGCCAGGCACCACCTGACGCAGGCCTCGATGGCGTTAGCCGACCCGTATGCGCTGGCCGAGGCGGCCTCTCTGCTCGCCAGCGCGCTGTTCCTCAGCCATGAGCACGAGCGCGCCGTCGACGTCCTCGCCCGTGCTGTGGACGATCTGGGGCAGACCGACGACGGCATCGGCCTCGCTCGTGAGGTGTCGTGGTTCCTTCAGGCGCAGATGCTGTTGATCGGCTACGACCAGCTGTCCACGCTCCCCGCCGCACGCCGGCACGCGCGACAGCTGTGGGACCACAAGCTGGCCGGGGACACCCCCGGTGAGTGCATGATCCTGGCCGCGCTGTCCGCCCCGGCCACCACCGGGGAGGCCAGTGCCCAGGTCGCCAACGACCTCCTCGACCGGGCCCTGCGAGGCGGCCTGGTCGCGGCGGACACGTCCCAGATGCTCGTGACCCTCGCCGGGCTGGCCTTCGTGGCCACCGACCGGCTCGACGACGCGGTCGCGCGCTTCGACCGCATCGGCGACATGGGCGGCCGATGGGGCTCGTTCCTGTTGGTCTCGTCCGCGCTGACCTGGCAGCTGCTCGTCCAGGCCCGCCGCGGCCGACAGCTCCCGCTCACCGCTGACTTCGGACACCCCGCCACCACGGCAGACCAGGGCTTGGAGCCTCGGGTCAGGCTGTCGTTGACGACCCAGGTGGGCGAGTCGCTGATCGAGCGGTGCGACCTGACCTCGGCGACGGCAGCGCTCACCGCGGACGCCGACTTCGACCGGGTGGGCTGGACCTGGCAGGGCCCGGCGCTCCTCGTACGCAGTCGCCTGCACGCGGCGCGGGGCAACCAGGCCGCCGCCCTCGCCATCCTGCACGAGTACGGCGCGGAGGAGAACCGGGCACAGGTCATGAGCCTGGCCGGGGCGCCGTGGCGGTCGCGGGCGGCCTTGCTGCACCTCACGCTCGGACAGCGGACGGACGCGCTCCAACTGGCCACCGAGGAACTGGAGCTGGCCCACCGGTGGGGCACCGAGCGATCGATCGGGGTGGCCTCACGCTGCCTGGGCGTCATCCACGGCGGACGCAAAGGACAGGCCCTCCTGCGCGAGGCCGTGGCCCTGCTGAAACGGTCCCCCGCCCGACTCGAACTGGCCCGCGCCCACTACGCGCTGGGAACCGCCCTCCTGCGCGGCGGCGAGACCGACAAGGCCCGCCAGGCCCTCACCCAGGCGCTCCACCTCGCGGACAGCTGCGGCAGCGTCCTGCTGGCCGGCCAAGTACGCGGAGCGCTCGCCACGGCAGGAGTGCGCCCGAAGCCGGCTCCACCGGCGGCCCCGAGCCTGTCCCCGACCGAACACCGGCTGGTCGAGCTGCTCCGCGCGGGTCACAGTGACCGTCAGATCGCCCAGGCCCTGCTCCTGACCCCGCACGACGTGACCGGACTGATTGAGCAAGCAGGCCGCAAACTGGGGGTGACCAGCAGGGCGGAGCTGGCCTCCCCGGACCGGGCCCACCAGCAAACCGGCGGTGAGTAG